One part of the Arabidopsis thaliana chromosome 1 sequence genome encodes these proteins:
- the MGL gene encoding methionine gamma-lyase (methionine gamma-lyase (MGL); CONTAINS InterPro DOMAIN/s: Pyridoxal phosphate-dependent transferase, major domain (InterPro:IPR015424), Cys/Met metabolism, pyridoxal phosphate-dependent enzyme (InterPro:IPR000277), Pyridoxal phosphate-dependent transferase, major region, subdomain 1 (InterPro:IPR015421), Pyridoxal phosphate-dependent transferase, major region, subdomain 2 (InterPro:IPR015422); BEST Arabidopsis thaliana protein match is: Pyridoxal phosphate (PLP)-dependent transferases superfamily protein (TAIR:AT3G01120.1); Has 19547 Blast hits to 19544 proteins in 2474 species: Archae - 216; Bacteria - 11847; Metazoa - 211; Fungi - 771; Plants - 270; Viruses - 0; Other Eukaryotes - 6232 (source: NCBI BLink).): MAHFLETQEPLVFSGKKRNDRDDEDGDALVAKKSALAVCDADPAAAIANIRHEFGEHGGVNMSIEASATFTVMEPDTMRRMFTGELGPDNDFYVYSRHFNPTVLNLSRQMAALEGTQAAYCTSSGMSAISSVMLQLCSSGGHVVAASTLYGGTHALLSHFLPRTCNITTSFVDITDHGAVANAIVEGRTQVLYFESVANPTLTVADIPELSRMAHEKGVTVVVDNTFAPMVLSPAKLGADVVVHSISKFISGGADIIAGAVCGSENLVKEMMDLRGGSLMLLGPTMNAKVAFELSERIPHLGLRMREHSHRAQVYAERMRDLGMKVIYPGLETHPQHKLFKGMVNRDYGYGGLLSIDMETEEKANKLMAYLQNATQFGFMAVSLGYYETLMSCSGSSTSSELDPSQKEAAGISPGLVRMSVGYVGTLEQKWTQFEKAFLRM, encoded by the exons ATGGCTCATTTCCTCGAGACACAGGAGCCCCTCGTATTCTCCGGGAAGAAACGAAACGATCGCGATGACGAAGACGGTGACGCCTTGGTTGCGAAGAAATCAGCACTGGCGGTGTGTGATGCCGACCCTGCAGCGGCCATAGCGAATATCCGACATGAGTTTGGGGAGCACGGGGGAGTAAACATGTCCATCGAAGCCTCCGCCACCTTCACCGTCATGGAACCGGATACCATGAGGCGGATGTTCACCGGAGAACTGGGACCGGACAACGACTTCTACGTATACAGCCGACACTTCAACCCCACCGTGCTCAACCTCAGCCGCCAGATGGCTGCTCTCGAAGGCACCCAAGCTGCCTACTGTACCTCTAGcg GTATGTCGGCGATATCGTCAGTGATGCTGCAACTGTGCAGCAGCGGAGGACACGTGGTTGCGGCAAGCACGCTATACGGAGGAACACACGCTTTGCTCTCTCATTTCTTGCCACGGACATGTAACATAACCACCTCCTTCGTTGACATAACGGACCATGGCGCCGTGGCAAACGCGATCGTTGAGGGTAGGACACAGGTTCTCTACTTTGAGTCGGTGGCAAACCCGACGCTGACTGTGGCTGACATACCTGAGCTGAGCCGTATGGCACACGAGAAGGGCgtgacggtggtggtggacAACACATTCGCCCCCATGGTGCTGTCTCCGGCCAAGCTTGGAGCAGATGTGGTGGTTCACAGTATCTCCAAGTTCATCAGTGGTGGGGCTGACATCATCGCAG GGGCCGTGTGTGGGAGTGAGAATTTGGTGAAAGAGATGATGGATCTTCGTGGCGGATCTCTGATGCTTCTAGGTCCCACCATGAACGCCAAGGTGGCTTTCGAGCTCTCCGAGCGAATCCCTCACTTGGGCCTACGCATGAGAGAGCACAGCCACAGAGCCCAAGTGTATGCGGAGAGAATGAGGGATTTGGGCATGAAAGTCATATATCCAGGGCTCGAGACCCACCCGCAGCACAAGCTATTCAAAGGGATGGTGAATAGAGACTATGGATACGGAGGATTGCTGTCGATAGACATGGAGACAGAGGAGAAAGCCAACAAGCTCATGGCATATCTCCAGAACGCCACTCAGTTTGGCTTCATGGCCGTCAGTTTGGGTTACTACGAGACACTCATGTCTTGCTCCGGGAGCAGCACTAGCAGCGAGCTTGACCCCTCACAGAAGGAAGCTGCAGGCATCTCTCCTGGTCTTGTACGAATGTCGGTGGGGTATGTGGGTACATTGGAGCAGAAGTGGACACAATTCGAGAAAGCATTCCTCAGAATGTaa